Proteins from a single region of Parasedimentitalea psychrophila:
- a CDS encoding Lrp/AsnC family transcriptional regulator, translating into MAKIDHINQQILREMSRDGRISNLQLADRVGLSPSACLRRVQDLERAGIITGYRAVLDRQAMGVGFVTYIGVGLGEHTKDAQMAFERAMDEAPEVVECHNITGTIEYLLRVECPDLPSYKRFHTDVLGTSPYVTAITTYVVMGSSKDLRA; encoded by the coding sequence ATGGCGAAAATAGATCATATAAACCAGCAAATATTGCGCGAGATGTCCCGCGATGGCCGCATCAGCAATCTGCAACTGGCCGACCGGGTCGGCCTGTCGCCCTCGGCCTGTCTGCGCCGGGTGCAGGATCTGGAGCGCGCGGGCATCATCACCGGCTATCGCGCGGTGCTGGATCGCCAGGCGATGGGGGTCGGCTTCGTCACCTATATCGGCGTTGGGCTGGGGGAGCATACCAAAGACGCGCAGATGGCGTTTGAACGGGCAATGGATGAGGCACCTGAGGTGGTGGAATGCCACAATATTACCGGCACCATCGAATACCTGCTGCGGGTCGAATGCCCGGATTTGCCCAGCTACAAACGGTTTCATACTGATGTATTGGGAACCTCGCCTTATGTGACGGCGATCACCACTTATGTTGTGATGGGGTCGTCCAAAGATCTGCGTGCCTGA
- a CDS encoding acetyl-CoA carboxylase carboxyltransferase subunit alpha, which translates to MTQYLDFEKPLAEIEGKAEELRALARANEEMDIESEAKALDLKAGQLLEGLYKDLTAWRKCQVARHPERPHCKDYIKALFTEFTPLAGDRNFADDLAVMGGLARFNDQPVMVIGHEKGSDTKSRIERNFGMARPEGYRKAIRLMQMADKFNLPVITLVDTPGAYPGKGAEERGQSEAIARSTETCLQIGVPLVSIIIGEGGSGGAVAFASANRVAMLEHSVYSVITPEGCASILWKDAEKMREAAQALRLTATDLAELGVVDHIIAEPKGGAHRDADTAIQAVGETIQQLLNELKPLDGPALIKDRQQKYLDLGSKGLAA; encoded by the coding sequence ATGACCCAGTATCTGGATTTTGAAAAACCCCTGGCCGAAATCGAAGGCAAGGCGGAAGAGTTGCGCGCATTGGCGCGCGCCAATGAAGAGATGGACATCGAGTCCGAAGCCAAGGCTCTGGACCTCAAGGCCGGGCAACTGCTTGAGGGTCTTTACAAAGATCTGACCGCCTGGCGCAAATGCCAGGTGGCGCGCCATCCAGAGCGGCCTCATTGCAAAGACTACATCAAGGCGCTGTTTACCGAATTCACCCCGCTGGCCGGTGATCGCAACTTTGCCGATGATCTGGCGGTGATGGGCGGTTTGGCCCGGTTCAACGATCAGCCGGTCATGGTGATTGGCCACGAAAAGGGCAGTGACACAAAATCCCGCATCGAGCGGAACTTTGGCATGGCCCGGCCCGAGGGCTACCGCAAGGCGATCCGGCTGATGCAGATGGCGGACAAATTTAACCTGCCGGTGATCACCCTGGTCGACACCCCCGGTGCCTATCCTGGCAAAGGCGCCGAGGAGCGTGGCCAGTCTGAAGCCATTGCGCGCTCCACCGAGACCTGCCTGCAGATCGGCGTGCCCTTGGTGTCGATCATCATCGGCGAGGGCGGATCAGGCGGCGCGGTGGCCTTTGCCTCGGCCAACCGCGTGGCGATGCTGGAGCATTCGGTCTATTCGGTCATCACCCCCGAAGGCTGCGCCTCAATCCTGTGGAAAGACGCCGAGAAAATGCGCGAGGCGGCGCAGGCGCTGCGGTTGACAGCCACCGACCTAGCTGAACTGGGTGTTGTCGATCACATCATTGCGGAGCCCAAGGGCGGCGCCCACCGGGATGCAGACACCGCAATCCAGGCCGTTGGTGAGACCATCCAGCAGTTGCTGAACGAGCTGAAACCGTTGGACGGTCCGGCGCTCATCAAGGATCGTCAGCAGAAATATCTGGATCTTGGCTCCAAGGGTCTGGCAGCATAA
- a CDS encoding DUF6868 family protein — translation MTLATLTTFFGWMTVLNIGFLTITALILLAGREKLAALHGGMFNMETGEVKKSYFNYIATYKILTFVFCLTPYVALKLM, via the coding sequence ATGACCCTTGCAACATTGACCACATTTTTCGGCTGGATGACTGTTTTGAACATCGGCTTCCTGACCATCACCGCGTTGATTTTGCTGGCCGGACGCGAGAAACTTGCCGCCCTGCACGGGGGCATGTTCAACATGGAAACTGGCGAAGTCAAAAAATCCTATTTCAACTACATCGCCACCTACAAGATCCTGACCTTTGTGTTCTGCCTGACACCCTACGTTGCGCTGAAACTGATGTAG
- a CDS encoding LysE family translocator — MTYDLFLALALFAFVSSITPGPNNLMLMASGANFGFRRSIPHMLGVALGFVFMVLMVGVGLVQLFDAYPASYTVLKTGSVAYLLWLAWKIAHASPASASDKQGRPMTFLQAAAFQWVNPKAWAMALTAISAYTPDQTIAAILLVSAVFGAINLPSVGSWTVLGQQMAKILTNPRRLSAFNWTMAILLVASLYPVIWPA; from the coding sequence ATGACTTATGATCTCTTCCTGGCGCTTGCGCTGTTCGCCTTCGTATCCTCGATCACTCCGGGGCCCAACAATCTGATGCTGATGGCTTCGGGGGCCAATTTCGGCTTTCGCCGCAGCATTCCGCATATGCTGGGCGTGGCGCTGGGGTTTGTGTTCATGGTGCTGATGGTTGGCGTTGGGCTGGTGCAGCTGTTTGATGCCTATCCAGCCAGCTACACCGTGCTCAAGACCGGATCGGTGGCCTATCTGCTGTGGCTGGCCTGGAAAATCGCCCATGCCAGTCCGGCCAGCGCCAGCGACAAACAGGGCAGGCCGATGACATTCCTGCAGGCGGCTGCGTTTCAGTGGGTCAACCCCAAGGCCTGGGCGATGGCACTGACCGCCATCAGTGCCTACACCCCGGATCAGACCATTGCCGCAATCCTGCTGGTGAGCGCTGTTTTTGGCGCCATCAACCTGCCGTCGGTGGGATCCTGGACCGTGCTGGGGCAGCAGATGGCCAAGATCCTGACCAACCCGCGCCGCCTGAGCGCGTTTAACTGGACCATGGCCATATTGTTGGTGGCGTCGCTATACCCGGTGATCTGGCCCGCATAA
- the dgcN gene encoding N-acetyltransferase DgcN, with protein MIETPYLLFLGDAPDMLAAKVAIGIKDWRPENAVAQFRLPGCGADLGLADMKLAEAKAAGAKTLVIGVANRGGVISAAWKEVLIEALEMGYDLASGLHNLLRDEGDLVAAAQTHGGTLHDVRVPTVGYPIANGVKRTGKRCLAIGTDCSVGKMYTALSIDAEMQARGLKSTFRATGQTGILITGHGVPLDAVIADFMAGSVEYLTPDNEADHWDHIEGQGSLFHVSYSGVTMALVHGGQPDALILCHEPTRAHMRGLPGYDLPTLERLRDTALPLAQVANPACQVVGISINTQHLSEEEAVAYLAEVEARMGLPAVDPFRHGAGRLVDALGAI; from the coding sequence ATGATCGAGACCCCTTATCTGCTGTTCCTGGGTGATGCGCCCGATATGCTGGCCGCCAAGGTGGCCATTGGCATCAAAGACTGGCGCCCGGAGAATGCTGTGGCACAGTTCCGCCTGCCGGGCTGCGGCGCTGATCTTGGCCTTGCCGACATGAAGCTGGCCGAAGCAAAAGCGGCCGGTGCCAAGACGCTGGTGATTGGGGTGGCCAACCGCGGTGGGGTGATCTCGGCGGCCTGGAAAGAGGTGCTGATCGAGGCGCTGGAAATGGGCTATGATCTGGCCTCGGGGCTGCACAACCTGCTGCGCGACGAGGGCGACCTGGTGGCGGCGGCGCAGACCCATGGTGGCACTCTGCATGACGTGCGGGTGCCGACGGTTGGGTATCCAATTGCCAATGGCGTCAAGCGGACCGGCAAGCGCTGTCTGGCGATTGGCACCGATTGTTCGGTGGGCAAGATGTATACTGCGCTGTCGATTGATGCAGAGATGCAGGCGCGGGGTCTGAAGTCGACCTTTCGGGCCACCGGACAGACCGGTATTCTGATCACCGGTCACGGGGTGCCATTGGATGCGGTGATTGCCGATTTCATGGCCGGTTCGGTGGAATATCTGACACCTGACAATGAGGCCGATCACTGGGATCACATCGAGGGACAGGGCAGCCTGTTCCATGTGTCTTATTCCGGGGTGACCATGGCGCTGGTGCATGGCGGTCAGCCGGATGCGCTGATCCTGTGTCACGAGCCGACCCGGGCGCATATGCGGGGATTGCCGGGCTATGATCTGCCAACGCTGGAGCGTCTGCGCGACACTGCGCTGCCGCTGGCGCAGGTGGCCAATCCGGCCTGCCAGGTTGTTGGCATCTCGATCAACACGCAGCATCTGAGTGAGGAAGAGGCGGTGGCCTATCTGGCGGAGGTTGAGGCGCGCATGGGTCTGCCTGCGGTGGATCCGTTCCGTCATGGTGCGGGCCGTCTGGTGGACGCGCTGGGCGCGATCTGA
- a CDS encoding DUF1244 domain-containing protein, whose translation MDPQTEIELQAAAFRRLQKHLMEDRTDAQNIDLMNLAGFCRNCLSRWYQEAANERGIEMDKTQAREIFYGMSMDEWKANHQTDASPQKQAEFDVAFKQNVTDKS comes from the coding sequence ATGGATCCGCAGACCGAGATTGAACTCCAGGCCGCCGCCTTCCGCCGCCTGCAGAAACACCTGATGGAAGACCGCACCGACGCGCAGAACATCGACCTAATGAATCTGGCCGGTTTCTGCCGCAACTGCCTGTCGCGCTGGTACCAGGAAGCCGCAAACGAGCGCGGCATCGAGATGGACAAGACCCAGGCCCGCGAGATTTTTTATGGCATGAGCATGGACGAGTGGAAAGCCAACCATCAAACCGACGCCAGCCCGCAAAAACAGGCCGAATTCGACGTCGCCTTCAAACAGAACGTCACCGACAAGAGCTGA
- the dgcA gene encoding N-acetyl-D-Glu racemase DgcA — translation MRITVTRDVFKLAQVFTISRGSRTEAKVLTVTVEQGGFTGWGECVPYARYDETLDSVTAEIEGLPGDFTRAELQSLLPTGAARNAVDCALWDLEAKQAGKRVWELAGLAAPGPEVTAYTLSLDTPERMQAQAAENAFRPLLKIKLGTADDMPRLEAVRAGAPQSSIIIDANEGWSAEVYADLAPHLLRLGVELVEQPLPAGEDEALIGMDRPVPVCADESCHDRESLPKLAGKYDVVNIKLDKTGGLTEALKLRDAALAQGYRVMVGCMVGSSLAMAPATLVAQGMAVTDLDGPLLLAEDRDEALKFDGAGVHPPSAKLWG, via the coding sequence ATGCGGATCACCGTGACGCGGGATGTGTTCAAGCTGGCGCAGGTTTTCACAATTTCACGCGGCTCGCGCACTGAGGCCAAGGTGCTGACGGTGACGGTTGAGCAGGGTGGGTTTACCGGCTGGGGCGAATGTGTGCCCTATGCGCGCTACGATGAAACGCTGGACTCTGTGACAGCGGAGATCGAGGGTCTGCCCGGTGATTTCACCCGCGCCGAGCTGCAATCGCTGCTGCCTACGGGCGCGGCGCGCAATGCGGTGGACTGTGCACTGTGGGATCTGGAGGCCAAGCAGGCCGGCAAGCGGGTTTGGGAACTGGCTGGACTGGCTGCGCCGGGACCGGAGGTTACCGCCTATACCCTATCGCTGGATACCCCGGAAAGGATGCAGGCGCAGGCGGCTGAGAATGCCTTTCGGCCCTTGCTGAAGATCAAGCTGGGCACCGCCGATGATATGCCGCGGCTGGAAGCGGTGCGGGCTGGTGCGCCGCAGTCGTCAATCATTATTGATGCCAACGAGGGCTGGTCAGCCGAAGTCTATGCCGATCTGGCGCCGCATCTGCTGCGTCTGGGGGTTGAGCTGGTGGAGCAGCCGCTGCCTGCTGGCGAAGATGAGGCGCTGATTGGTATGGATCGCCCGGTGCCGGTCTGTGCTGATGAGAGCTGTCATGACCGCGAGAGCCTGCCCAAGCTGGCCGGTAAATACGATGTGGTGAACATCAAGCTGGACAAGACCGGCGGGCTGACCGAGGCGCTGAAGCTGCGCGATGCGGCGCTGGCGCAGGGCTATCGGGTGATGGTCGGCTGCATGGTTGGATCGTCGCTGGCAATGGCGCCGGCCACACTGGTGGCACAGGGTATGGCGGTCACCGACCTTGACGGGCCGCTGCTGCTGGCCGAAGACCGGGATGAAGCTTTGAAATTTGATGGTGCCGGTGTGCACCCACCCAGTGCAAAGCTCTGGGGGTAA
- the rpmI gene encoding 50S ribosomal protein L35, translated as MPKMKTKSSAKKRFKITATGKVLGGQAGKRHGMIKRSRKFIRNARGTTALSAPDAKIIKGFMPYDR; from the coding sequence ATGCCCAAAATGAAGACCAAGTCGAGTGCTAAGAAGCGCTTTAAAATCACTGCGACAGGCAAAGTCCTGGGCGGTCAGGCCGGCAAACGCCACGGCATGATCAAACGCAGCCGTAAATTCATCCGCAATGCTCGTGGCACTACCGCCCTCTCAGCACCTGATGCGAAAATCATCAAGGGCTTCATGCCCTACGACCGTTAA
- the rplT gene encoding 50S ribosomal protein L20, with translation MSRVKGGVKTHARHRKIVKAAKGYYGRRKSVFKVATQAVDKANQYATRDRKNRKRNFRALWIQRINAAVRAHDEALTYSRFINGLNLAGIEVDRKVLADLAVQEPAAFAAIVRQAQSALAA, from the coding sequence ATGTCCCGCGTAAAAGGTGGTGTCAAAACCCACGCCCGTCACCGGAAAATCGTCAAGGCAGCCAAAGGTTACTATGGCCGCCGCAAAAGTGTCTTTAAGGTTGCCACACAGGCCGTCGATAAGGCCAACCAATACGCAACCCGTGACCGGAAGAATCGTAAGCGTAACTTCCGCGCCCTGTGGATCCAGCGTATCAATGCTGCCGTTCGCGCCCATGACGAAGCCCTGACATACAGCCGCTTCATCAATGGCCTGAACCTGGCCGGCATCGAAGTTGACCGTAAGGTTCTGGCTGATCTGGCCGTACAAGAGCCCGCAGCATTTGCTGCCATTGTACGTCAGGCACAGTCTGCCCTGGCCGCTTAA
- a CDS encoding pyridoxamine 5'-phosphate oxidase family protein, with amino-acid sequence MTPITDIETLETHYSDPVPASLTKVVQRMTPLYRQWINASRFTVLPTVGPEGTDASPRGDDGAVVHIADDKTLWLPDWRGNNRIDCLRNIIRDNRVSLMFLVPGCNNVVRINGSAILTADEPCRAHFARKDILPATVTVITITEMYFQCAKAILRSKLWSGADDSDQVPSAGQFIKEQKSDFAAETYDSGYADYAKPRMW; translated from the coding sequence ATGACGCCAATCACTGATATAGAGACTTTGGAAACCCACTATAGCGATCCGGTTCCGGCGTCACTGACCAAAGTGGTGCAGCGGATGACCCCGCTGTATCGCCAGTGGATCAATGCGTCGCGGTTCACAGTGCTGCCCACCGTTGGCCCCGAAGGCACCGATGCCAGCCCGCGCGGCGACGATGGCGCGGTGGTCCACATTGCCGACGACAAGACACTTTGGCTGCCCGACTGGCGCGGCAACAACCGCATCGACTGCCTGCGCAATATCATACGCGACAACCGGGTCAGCCTGATGTTTCTGGTACCCGGCTGCAACAATGTGGTGCGCATCAACGGCAGCGCCATCCTCACGGCAGATGAACCCTGTCGCGCGCATTTTGCGCGCAAAGACATCCTGCCCGCCACCGTAACCGTGATCACCATCACCGAGATGTATTTCCAATGCGCCAAGGCGATTCTGCGATCCAAGCTGTGGAGCGGCGCAGACGACAGCGATCAGGTGCCCTCGGCGGGGCAATTCATCAAGGAACAAAAATCCGATTTTGCCGCCGAGACCTATGACAGCGGTTATGCTGACTACGCCAAGCCGCGCATGTGGTAA
- a CDS encoding L-malyl-CoA/beta-methylmalyl-CoA lyase, producing MSFRIQPTAPARPNRCQLFGPGSNTKLFPKMAASAADVINLDLEDSVAPSDKDSARANVIEALNSIDWGNKYLSVRINGLDTPYWYRDVVDLLEQAGDRLDQIMIPKVGCAADVYAVDALVTAVERAKGRTKPISFEVIIESAAGIAHVEEIAAASPRLQAMSLGAADFAASMGMQTTGIGGTQENYYMLHEGQKHWSDPWHWAQVAIVAACRTHGVLPVDGPFGDFSDDEGFRAQALRSATLGMVGKWAIHPRQIALANEVFTPSDAAVIEAREILAAMETAKAKGEGATVYKGRLVDIASIKQAEVIVAQSELISGG from the coding sequence ATGAGCTTTCGCATCCAGCCCACTGCCCCGGCCCGCCCCAATCGCTGCCAGCTGTTTGGCCCCGGCTCAAACACCAAACTGTTCCCCAAGATGGCCGCCTCGGCTGCGGATGTGATCAATCTCGACCTCGAAGATTCGGTCGCCCCTTCGGACAAGGACAGCGCCCGCGCCAATGTGATCGAGGCGCTGAACAGCATCGACTGGGGCAATAAATACCTGTCGGTGCGGATCAACGGGCTGGACACGCCCTATTGGTACCGCGACGTGGTGGATCTGCTGGAACAGGCCGGCGACCGGCTGGATCAGATCATGATCCCCAAAGTGGGCTGTGCCGCCGATGTCTATGCGGTGGATGCACTGGTCACCGCGGTTGAGCGCGCCAAGGGTCGGACAAAACCGATCTCGTTTGAGGTAATCATCGAATCGGCGGCGGGCATTGCCCATGTGGAAGAGATCGCCGCCGCCTCGCCCCGGCTGCAGGCGATGAGCCTCGGCGCCGCGGATTTTGCCGCCTCGATGGGCATGCAGACCACCGGCATCGGCGGCACCCAGGAAAACTACTATATGCTGCACGAAGGTCAAAAACACTGGTCCGACCCCTGGCACTGGGCACAGGTCGCCATCGTTGCCGCCTGCCGCACCCACGGCGTGCTGCCGGTGGACGGCCCCTTTGGCGATTTCTCCGATGACGAAGGCTTCCGCGCCCAGGCGCTGCGCTCGGCCACTTTGGGCATGGTCGGAAAATGGGCCATCCACCCCAGGCAGATCGCGCTGGCAAACGAGGTCTTCACCCCCTCCGATGCTGCCGTCATCGAAGCCCGCGAGATCCTGGCTGCGATGGAGACCGCCAAGGCCAAGGGCGAAGGCGCCACCGTCTACAAGGGTCGCCTGGTGGATATTGCCAGCATCAAACAGGCCGAGGTTATCGTCGCCCAGTCCGAGCTGATATCAGGTGGCTAG
- a CDS encoding D-amino-acid transaminase: MTRTVYVNGDYLPETEAKVSIFDRGFLMADGVYEVTSVLDGKLIDFDGHAVRLARSLDELEMQAACSKDELLEIHRELVTRNGIVEGLVYLQITRGSDGDRDFVFPDPETTKPTIVLFTQNKPNLADNPAAKKGAKIISIADIRWGRRDIKTVQLLYPSMGKMMAKKAGCDDAWLIEDGYVTEGTSNNAYYVKDGTIVTRPLSSDILHGITRKAVLRIAAEAQLKIEERLFTIDEAKQADEAFTTSASAFVMPVVEIDGVQLGDGTPGPIAKRLREIYLDESRKAAI; the protein is encoded by the coding sequence ATGACCCGTACCGTATATGTAAACGGCGATTACCTGCCGGAGACCGAGGCCAAGGTCTCAATTTTTGACCGTGGTTTTCTGATGGCCGATGGCGTCTATGAGGTGACCTCGGTGCTGGACGGCAAGCTGATCGACTTTGACGGTCACGCGGTGCGGCTGGCGCGCTCGCTGGACGAGTTGGAGATGCAGGCGGCCTGCTCTAAGGACGAGCTGCTGGAGATCCACCGTGAGCTGGTCACGCGCAATGGCATTGTCGAGGGTCTGGTCTATCTGCAGATCACCCGTGGCAGCGACGGCGACCGGGATTTTGTGTTTCCGGACCCCGAGACCACCAAGCCGACCATCGTGTTGTTCACCCAGAACAAGCCGAATTTGGCGGATAATCCGGCTGCCAAGAAAGGCGCCAAGATCATCTCGATCGCCGATATCCGCTGGGGCCGCCGCGACATCAAGACGGTGCAGTTGCTGTATCCCTCGATGGGCAAGATGATGGCCAAGAAAGCGGGCTGTGATGATGCCTGGCTGATCGAGGATGGCTATGTCACCGAGGGCACCAGCAACAATGCCTATTACGTCAAGGATGGCACCATTGTCACCCGGCCGCTGTCCAGCGATATTCTGCACGGCATCACCCGCAAGGCGGTGCTGCGCATTGCGGCTGAGGCGCAGTTGAAGATCGAAGAGCGTCTGTTCACCATTGATGAGGCGAAGCAGGCGGATGAAGCCTTCACCACTTCGGCCAGCGCCTTTGTGATGCCGGTGGTTGAGATCGACGGCGTGCAACTGGGCGACGGCACTCCGGGGCCAATCGCCAAGCGCCTGCGCGAGATCTATCTGGACGAAAGCCGCAAGGCGGCGATCTGA
- a CDS encoding N-formylglutamate amidohydrolase, whose amino-acid sequence MTYTPYFIHGADRPARWLITCDHATNVVPPFVNGGDLGLPRDDMERHIAYDVGAYEVSRHLGEMLDAPVIASNFSRLVIDPNRGEDDPTLLMKLYDGTIIPGNRHANADQREQRLQHCYRPYHGALKALAARDNVVIISMHSFTPQLRGRPQRPWEIGILFPNNEPFSPHVVEQLEPHTEAPVGVNEPYIGYLPGDAIDTHASAHGRPNTLIELRNDLIAEPKGQVAWAERLAQALPRALASSGV is encoded by the coding sequence ATGACATATACACCCTACTTTATTCACGGCGCTGACCGGCCCGCCCGCTGGCTGATCACCTGCGATCACGCCACCAATGTGGTGCCGCCGTTCGTCAACGGCGGCGACCTCGGCCTGCCCCGCGACGATATGGAACGCCACATCGCCTATGACGTCGGCGCCTATGAGGTATCCAGACATTTGGGTGAGATGCTGGATGCGCCGGTAATTGCCTCGAATTTCTCACGATTGGTGATTGACCCCAACCGCGGCGAGGACGACCCCACCCTGCTGATGAAACTGTATGACGGCACTATCATTCCCGGCAACCGCCATGCCAATGCGGATCAGCGCGAGCAACGGCTGCAGCATTGCTATCGCCCCTACCACGGCGCGCTCAAGGCACTGGCGGCACGGGATAACGTGGTGATCATCTCGATGCATTCCTTCACGCCGCAATTGCGCGGCAGACCGCAACGCCCCTGGGAAATCGGCATCCTGTTTCCAAACAATGAGCCGTTTTCACCGCATGTGGTCGAGCAGTTGGAACCCCACACCGAGGCCCCTGTCGGCGTCAACGAGCCCTACATCGGCTACCTGCCCGGCGATGCCATCGACACCCATGCCTCGGCGCATGGGCGTCCCAACACACTGATCGAGCTGCGCAACGACCTGATCGCCGAGCCCAAAGGCCAGGTTGCCTGGGCCGAGCGGCTGGCCCAGGCCCTGCCCCGCGCATTGGCCAGCTCCGGTGTTTGA
- the pyk gene encoding pyruvate kinase, with amino-acid sequence MRRQRNVKIVATLGPASESYETIRALHEAGADVFRLNMSHGSHEEIAEKHAIIRRIETELDSPICILADLQGPKLRVGVFANGSEELEIGAKFRMDLDPEEGDLNRVCLPHPEIFQALEAGAHLLVNDGKIRLVVDSCGDDFADCTVEIGGTISNRKGVNVPDVELPLAALSEKDRNDLEFVCNLGVDWLALSFVQRAKDVFEARALADGRAAILSKIEKPSAVEKFTEILDASDGIMVARGDLGVELPVSAVPPIQKRLVLQCRAAAKPVIVATQMLESMIESPMPTRAEVSDVATAIYEGADAVMLSAESAAGDYPIEAVQTMNDVAIEVEADPNYTLIIAASRSAKGSTIADGIVAAAREIAEKTDVKAICCFTQSGTTALLTARERPGVPILALTSVPRTARRLALSWGCNCVMTPERDRFKGAVVSAARAARAGGFATETDQIVVTAGVPFNVPGTTNILRVAPCDERLIYSTDPE; translated from the coding sequence ATGAGACGTCAGCGCAATGTGAAGATTGTTGCCACCCTTGGGCCGGCCTCGGAGAGCTACGAAACCATTAGGGCGCTGCATGAAGCTGGCGCCGATGTGTTCCGTCTGAATATGTCACACGGCAGCCATGAGGAGATCGCCGAGAAACACGCGATTATCCGGCGGATTGAGACTGAGCTGGACAGCCCGATCTGCATTCTGGCGGATCTGCAGGGACCAAAGTTGCGGGTTGGGGTGTTTGCCAATGGCTCGGAAGAGCTGGAGATTGGCGCCAAGTTCCGCATGGATCTGGACCCGGAAGAGGGCGATCTGAACCGCGTCTGCCTGCCTCACCCTGAGATTTTCCAGGCCCTGGAGGCCGGCGCCCACCTGCTGGTCAATGATGGCAAGATCCGTCTGGTTGTGGACAGCTGCGGCGACGATTTCGCCGATTGCACTGTTGAAATTGGCGGCACCATATCGAACCGCAAGGGCGTCAATGTGCCGGATGTGGAACTGCCGCTGGCGGCGCTGTCCGAAAAGGACCGCAATGATCTGGAGTTCGTCTGTAATCTGGGCGTTGACTGGCTGGCTCTGTCCTTTGTGCAGCGTGCCAAGGACGTGTTTGAGGCGCGGGCGCTGGCTGATGGCCGGGCGGCCATTCTGAGCAAGATCGAAAAGCCCTCGGCGGTTGAGAAATTCACCGAGATTCTGGATGCCTCGGATGGTATTATGGTGGCGCGTGGCGATCTGGGGGTTGAGCTGCCGGTATCCGCGGTGCCACCAATCCAGAAACGTCTGGTGCTGCAGTGCCGGGCCGCTGCCAAACCGGTGATTGTGGCCACTCAGATGCTGGAAAGCATGATCGAAAGCCCGATGCCGACCCGTGCCGAAGTGTCGGATGTCGCAACGGCGATCTACGAGGGTGCTGATGCGGTGATGCTCAGCGCAGAATCTGCCGCCGGTGATTATCCCATCGAAGCGGTGCAAACGATGAATGATGTCGCCATCGAAGTAGAGGCGGATCCGAACTACACCCTGATCATCGCGGCCTCGCGCTCTGCCAAGGGCAGCACCATTGCCGATGGCATTGTGGCTGCAGCGCGGGAGATTGCGGAAAAAACCGACGTCAAGGCAATCTGCTGTTTCACCCAGAGCGGCACCACCGCGCTGTTGACAGCGCGTGAACGTCCCGGGGTGCCGATCCTGGCGCTGACCTCGGTGCCGCGGACCGCCCGTCGTCTGGCGCTAAGCTGGGGCTGCAACTGTGTCATGACGCCTGAACGGGACCGGTTCAAAGGCGCGGTGGTCAGTGCCGCCCGGGCGGCGCGGGCTGGTGGCTTTGCAACTGAGACGGATCAGATCGTGGTCACTGCCGGGGTGCCGTTCAATGTGCCGGGCACCACAAATATTCTGCGGGTTGCCCCCTGCGATGAACGTTTGATTTATAGCACCGACCCGGAATAA